In Dyadobacter sp. CECT 9275, the following proteins share a genomic window:
- a CDS encoding glucose 1-dehydrogenase yields the protein MRLENKVALITGGSGGIGRETALLFAKEGAKIVVTDVNDTAGQETADLITAAGGEAFFVHADVSKAADCEAMVVFTEEKFGKLNIVFNNAGIMHSDDDNAVTTEEAIWDLTMNINAKGVFLGCKYAIPALKRAGGGSIINTASFVAILGAATPQVAYTASKGAVLALTRELAVIHAREGIRVNALCPGPLRTELLMKFLNTEEKKQRRLVHIPMGRFGEAKEMAYAALFLASDESSYVTGTDFLVDGGITSAYVTPL from the coding sequence ATGCGTTTAGAAAATAAAGTAGCCCTGATCACGGGTGGTAGTGGCGGAATAGGCCGGGAAACTGCTCTTTTGTTTGCGAAAGAAGGAGCCAAAATAGTTGTCACGGATGTAAATGATACCGCTGGACAGGAAACAGCAGATCTTATTACTGCGGCAGGCGGTGAAGCTTTTTTTGTTCATGCCGATGTTTCCAAAGCCGCTGACTGTGAGGCAATGGTTGTTTTTACAGAGGAGAAATTCGGTAAGCTGAACATCGTTTTCAACAATGCAGGTATCATGCACAGTGATGACGACAACGCCGTAACTACTGAGGAGGCCATCTGGGACCTTACCATGAATATCAACGCCAAAGGTGTTTTCCTCGGTTGTAAATACGCTATTCCGGCTTTGAAACGTGCAGGTGGCGGTTCTATCATCAATACGGCATCATTTGTTGCCATTCTGGGCGCGGCTACTCCGCAGGTGGCCTACACAGCCAGTAAGGGTGCTGTGCTGGCCTTGACGCGCGAGCTTGCCGTTATCCATGCACGTGAAGGCATACGGGTAAATGCCCTATGCCCTGGCCCGCTGCGTACCGAATTGCTTATGAAATTTTTAAATACAGAAGAAAAGAAACAGCGGCGTTTGGTACACATTCCTATGGGACGTTTTGGTGAGGCTAAGGAAATGGCCTATGCCGCGTTGTTCCTGGCATCGGACGAGTCGTCCTATGTTACCGGTACCGATTTCCTTGTGGATGGAGGTATTACATCCGCTTATGTTACACCACTTTAA
- a CDS encoding aldehyde dehydrogenase family protein — translation MSIQKTISPIDGSVYVERELASDAAVETALAKAVAAQKEWKQTSLAERERFCRKAVEYFLNNADEIGLELTWQMGRPIRYTANEIRKGFKDRANYMISIAGTALADVQVAEMPGFKRFIRRDPLGVVFVVAPWNYPYLTSVNSVIPSIMAGNTVILKHAQQTPLCAERYAAAFEYAGLPEGVFQYLHLSHGQVANVIGDARVDYVAFTGSVEGGHAVQKAINERFIVGGLELGGKDPAYVRPDANLSDAIENLVDGSFFNSGQSCCGIERIYVHQDVYDKFVAGFVELTKTYTLGDPLKEDTTLGPMVRTAAATFAQKQIDEAVNSGAKALIDPDLFPANQPGTPYLAPQVLVGVDHSMDIMTEETFAPVVGIMPVKDDQEAVRLMNDSQYGLTASIWTSDVDAALAIGEQVETGTWFMNRCDYLDPELAWTGVKNSGRGCTLSKVGYEALTRPKSYHLKINS, via the coding sequence ATGTCTATACAAAAAACAATAAGCCCTATTGACGGCTCTGTGTATGTCGAAAGGGAACTTGCAAGTGATGCGGCTGTGGAAACGGCACTCGCAAAAGCGGTTGCGGCACAAAAGGAATGGAAGCAAACCAGTCTGGCAGAAAGAGAACGTTTTTGCAGGAAGGCTGTGGAGTACTTTCTCAACAACGCTGACGAAATAGGCCTGGAACTTACCTGGCAGATGGGACGCCCGATCAGATATACTGCCAATGAAATCCGGAAAGGCTTTAAAGACAGGGCCAACTACATGATTTCCATTGCCGGAACAGCCCTTGCAGATGTGCAGGTAGCGGAAATGCCAGGTTTTAAACGTTTCATTCGACGTGATCCGCTAGGAGTTGTTTTTGTGGTAGCCCCCTGGAATTATCCCTACCTCACCTCGGTGAATTCTGTTATCCCATCCATCATGGCAGGAAACACGGTGATACTCAAGCATGCACAACAGACGCCGTTATGCGCAGAACGTTATGCCGCTGCTTTTGAATATGCAGGCTTGCCCGAAGGTGTTTTTCAATACCTCCACCTGAGCCATGGACAAGTAGCCAACGTGATCGGTGATGCACGGGTGGACTATGTAGCCTTCACGGGTTCGGTGGAAGGAGGGCATGCAGTACAGAAAGCGATTAATGAGAGGTTTATTGTCGGAGGTCTGGAGCTGGGAGGTAAGGATCCTGCGTATGTACGTCCCGATGCCAACCTTTCAGACGCCATCGAAAATCTGGTAGACGGTTCTTTTTTTAATTCGGGACAATCATGCTGCGGTATAGAGCGTATTTATGTCCACCAGGATGTGTATGATAAATTTGTTGCCGGATTTGTAGAACTCACCAAAACCTACACGCTGGGTGATCCTTTGAAAGAAGATACTACCTTAGGGCCGATGGTAAGGACAGCCGCTGCTACCTTTGCACAAAAACAGATAGATGAGGCAGTGAATAGCGGAGCCAAAGCCCTGATAGACCCGGATCTTTTTCCGGCCAATCAGCCAGGCACGCCGTATCTGGCACCACAGGTTTTGGTAGGTGTGGATCATTCCATGGATATCATGACGGAGGAAACATTTGCCCCCGTTGTAGGTATTATGCCTGTGAAGGATGACCAGGAGGCTGTTCGGCTGATGAACGACAGCCAGTATGGCCTTACGGCTTCGATATGGACCAGCGACGTGGATGCTGCACTGGCAATTGGAGAACAGGTGGAAACCGGTACCTGGTTTATGAACCGCTGTGACTACCTGGATCCCGAGCTTGCCTGGACGGGCGTGAAAAATTCAGGCCGGGGTTGTACGCTTTCCAAAGTGGGATACGAAGCCCTGACCCGGCCCAAATCCTACCACTTGAAAATAAACAGCTAG
- a CDS encoding glutamine amidotransferase-related protein, whose translation MKIGLLECDHVREEFLDIAGDYRQMFPALFLQVAPHWQFRFYDVCNGDFPASVNDCDVYICTGSRFSVYDDEPWIQELKQLVRQISLAGKIYIGICFGHQMLGEALGGKVNKSEKGWCVGVHTFEVLKMESWMLPFRNSFNLLMMCQDQVLTLPENSQLLAQSQDCPHAMFRVGERMLGIQAHPEFPKDYDKALMELRVERIGQTKVNLGVASLELPTHELTFANWIKNFVASLS comes from the coding sequence ATGAAAATCGGGCTTTTGGAGTGTGACCATGTCAGGGAAGAATTCCTGGACATTGCCGGAGACTATCGCCAGATGTTTCCGGCTTTGTTTCTGCAGGTTGCTCCGCACTGGCAATTCAGATTTTACGATGTCTGCAATGGAGATTTTCCGGCATCGGTGAACGACTGTGATGTGTATATCTGCACAGGTTCGCGTTTTTCGGTTTACGACGACGAACCGTGGATACAAGAACTGAAACAGCTGGTGAGGCAAATTTCCCTGGCCGGTAAGATTTACATCGGTATTTGTTTTGGTCATCAGATGCTTGGCGAGGCACTGGGCGGGAAAGTGAACAAGTCAGAAAAAGGTTGGTGCGTTGGCGTTCATACTTTTGAAGTACTTAAAATGGAAAGCTGGATGTTACCGTTCCGGAATTCGTTTAATTTGCTGATGATGTGCCAGGATCAGGTGCTCACCTTACCCGAAAACAGCCAGCTTCTGGCACAAAGCCAGGACTGCCCCCATGCTATGTTCCGGGTGGGCGAACGAATGCTGGGAATACAGGCACATCCTGAATTTCCCAAAGATTACGACAAAGCATTGATGGAATTACGGGTGGAGCGGATAGGTCAGACAAAGGTAAATTTGGGAGTAGCGAGCCTCGAACTCCCTACCCATGAACTGACCTTTGCTAACTGGATTAAGAATTTTGTTGCGTCCCTGTCCTGA
- a CDS encoding phosphoribosyltransferase family protein yields MSTNGNISGRQILTSIQTGQKIRRIAFEIYEQNFQEEGVILAGIAGEGYTFARRLATELADISPLKVKLIELKFDKNIHFQSPILFDNDGIDVENQVVVVTDDVLNTGRTLAFALEPFLKVRMKKVQVAVIVDRSHHLFPVHADYVGYSLSTTISEHVEVVLSNPATEGVYLT; encoded by the coding sequence ATGAGTACAAACGGAAATATATCCGGACGCCAGATACTTACCTCCATTCAGACAGGACAAAAAATTCGGCGTATCGCGTTTGAAATATACGAGCAGAATTTCCAGGAGGAGGGGGTTATCCTGGCGGGCATTGCGGGAGAAGGGTATACCTTTGCCCGGAGGCTGGCCACAGAGCTAGCTGATATATCCCCATTGAAAGTCAAGCTGATAGAGCTAAAATTTGATAAAAATATTCACTTTCAAAGTCCCATACTATTTGATAACGATGGTATTGATGTTGAAAATCAGGTAGTGGTGGTGACGGATGATGTACTGAATACCGGACGTACGCTGGCATTTGCATTGGAACCTTTTCTGAAGGTAAGGATGAAAAAGGTACAGGTTGCAGTGATTGTAGACCGAAGCCATCATCTCTTTCCTGTGCATGCAGATTATGTGGGGTACTCTTTGAGCACGACTATCAGTGAGCACGTGGAGGTGGTATTAAGCAATCCGGCCACGGAAGGGGTTTATCTTACCTAG
- a CDS encoding KUP/HAK/KT family potassium transporter encodes MESKHNLDKISAAGVLVAFGIIYGDIGTSPLYVMQAIILREKITEEIIYGSISCIFWTLTLQTTIKYVILILRADNRGEGGIFALYALVRKHAKWLTVPAVIGGSTLLADGIITPPISVSSAVEGLQLIYPNIQTIPIVIGILTLIFIIQAFGTKVVGRAFGPIMVTWFVMLGVLGLFQIVEHPEILKAFNPKYGFDLLTKHKEGFWMLGAVFLCTTGAEALYSDLGHCGRENIRISWIFVKICLLLNYFGQGAWLLSEMGNVLDSRKPFYEIMPEWWLLPGVVIATLAAIIASQAVITGSFTLISEAIRLNFWPKVRLVYPSDQKGQLYVPSINWLLWLGCSGVVLYFGQSSNMEAAYGLAITLTMIMTTILFSYYLYMKRVNLWIVIGFMLLYLFIEGMFLGANLLKFTHGGWFTILVGALVAGLMSIWLRAFYIKLRLTEYTKLEKYLPALHELSRDISIPKYSTHLVFMTNASRPSEIETKVIYSIFQKRPKRADVYWFIHVDTTDDPYTMEYKVLSDEDNNDNVIKINFRLGFRIEQRINLFFRKVVEDMVMNKEVDITSRYESLNRQNITGDFRFVVLERFLSFENDLPLVEQLVMKTYFFVKDFTTPEDKWFGLDSSSVKIEKVPLIIRPVENIKLKRVYSN; translated from the coding sequence ATGGAATCCAAGCATAATTTAGATAAGATTTCCGCAGCCGGTGTGCTAGTTGCATTCGGTATCATATACGGGGACATTGGTACTTCACCCCTTTATGTAATGCAGGCGATCATTCTGCGTGAAAAAATTACGGAAGAAATAATTTACGGATCAATCTCCTGCATATTCTGGACGCTCACTTTACAAACTACCATAAAATACGTAATCCTGATTCTCAGAGCCGATAACCGCGGGGAAGGAGGGATTTTCGCACTTTATGCGCTTGTGCGGAAACATGCCAAATGGCTTACGGTTCCGGCAGTGATCGGGGGAAGTACCCTGCTGGCTGACGGCATCATTACCCCTCCCATTTCCGTTTCCTCCGCAGTGGAAGGGTTACAGCTCATTTACCCCAATATCCAGACGATCCCGATTGTGATCGGGATATTGACGCTGATTTTTATCATCCAGGCTTTTGGCACAAAAGTGGTTGGCCGTGCCTTTGGGCCTATTATGGTTACCTGGTTCGTCATGCTTGGGGTTCTGGGGCTTTTTCAGATTGTGGAGCATCCAGAAATCCTAAAGGCTTTTAACCCAAAGTATGGCTTTGATCTGCTGACAAAGCACAAAGAAGGTTTCTGGATGCTGGGAGCCGTATTTCTTTGTACAACAGGAGCAGAGGCATTATATTCAGATCTGGGGCACTGCGGACGAGAGAACATCCGGATCAGCTGGATTTTTGTCAAGATATGTCTCTTATTGAATTATTTCGGACAGGGAGCCTGGCTTCTTTCAGAAATGGGCAATGTGCTCGACTCCCGCAAACCGTTTTATGAAATAATGCCCGAATGGTGGCTTCTACCAGGTGTTGTGATAGCCACTCTGGCTGCTATCATCGCAAGCCAGGCCGTTATCACCGGCTCATTTACGCTGATATCCGAGGCCATCCGCCTCAACTTCTGGCCCAAAGTCAGGCTTGTTTATCCGAGCGACCAGAAGGGCCAGCTTTATGTACCCAGTATCAACTGGTTATTATGGTTAGGTTGTTCTGGCGTAGTGTTATATTTCGGACAGTCGTCCAATATGGAGGCTGCATATGGTCTTGCCATCACCCTCACAATGATCATGACCACGATACTCTTTTCTTATTATCTCTATATGAAAAGGGTCAATCTATGGATCGTGATCGGTTTCATGCTGTTGTATCTGTTTATAGAGGGGATGTTCTTGGGAGCGAACCTGCTCAAATTCACGCATGGGGGCTGGTTTACCATTTTGGTAGGGGCCTTGGTTGCAGGCCTTATGAGTATCTGGCTAAGAGCATTTTATATCAAGCTCCGACTGACGGAGTACACCAAGCTGGAAAAATACCTGCCCGCCCTGCATGAACTGAGCCGGGATATTAGCATCCCGAAGTATTCCACTCACCTTGTTTTTATGACCAACGCGTCCAGGCCGTCTGAAATAGAAACCAAAGTGATTTATTCTATTTTTCAGAAAAGGCCCAAACGGGCTGATGTGTACTGGTTTATCCACGTGGATACGACGGACGATCCTTATACCATGGAGTACAAGGTACTTTCCGATGAAGATAATAACGACAACGTGATCAAGATCAATTTCCGGCTGGGATTCCGTATTGAGCAGCGCATCAATTTGTTTTTCAGAAAAGTGGTTGAAGATATGGTGATGAATAAAGAAGTTGATATCACCAGCCGGTATGAATCGCTGAACCGTCAGAATATCACGGGTGATTTCCGTTTTGTGGTACTCGAACGCTTTCTGTCATTTGAAAACGATCTGCCGCTGGTGGAGCAGCTCGTAATGAAAACATACTTCTTTGTAAAGGATTTCACCACACCGGAAGACAAATGGTTTGGCCTCGACAGCAGCTCCGTAAAAATTGAGAAAGTACCGCTGATCATCCGTCCGGTGGAAAATATAAAACTGAAAAGGGTTTACAGTAATTAA
- a CDS encoding Nramp family divalent metal transporter: protein MLDKPVINKSLPINTKDRPTQLLSLPEVHSTIEVPEGAGFWKKMMAFTGPGLMVAVGYIDPGNWATDIEGGSRFGYTLLSVILISNLFAMLLQHLALKLGIATGRDLAQACRDYYSRPVSLVLWVLSEIAIAATDLAEVIGSAIALNLLFGLPLPAGVVFTAFDVLIVLYFQQKGFRIIESIVAGLMGTILLCFLYEMIVAQPSIAAMASGLLPRKEIVSNPGMLYIAIGILGATVMPHNLYLHSSIVQTRAFKRDETGKRSAIKFATIDSTVSLAIAFFINGSILVLAATAFHKNGHFEIADITDAYHLLDPVLGVSLASIFFALALLASGQSSTLTGTLAGQIVMEGFLNIRLKPWLRRLITRGIAILPALIVSYLFGEKGTADLLVLSQVVLSLQLSFAVVPLVFFTSKRSLMGSFANSRAITFFSWLVSLIIIGLNGYLLFNTLFR, encoded by the coding sequence ATGTTGGACAAGCCAGTAATCAATAAATCATTGCCCATTAATACAAAAGACAGGCCCACACAGTTATTGTCTCTTCCGGAGGTTCACTCTACGATTGAGGTACCTGAGGGTGCCGGTTTCTGGAAAAAAATGATGGCTTTCACCGGCCCTGGCTTAATGGTGGCTGTTGGTTACATTGACCCCGGGAACTGGGCTACCGATATAGAAGGCGGTTCACGTTTTGGCTATACCCTGCTGTCGGTCATCCTTATCTCCAACCTTTTTGCCATGCTGCTGCAGCATCTGGCCCTGAAGCTGGGAATTGCTACCGGCCGGGACCTTGCACAAGCCTGCCGCGATTATTACTCGCGACCGGTATCTCTGGTATTATGGGTATTGTCAGAAATTGCAATAGCCGCTACGGACCTAGCGGAAGTGATCGGCTCGGCCATTGCCCTCAACCTGCTGTTTGGCTTGCCATTACCGGCCGGCGTGGTATTTACAGCGTTTGATGTGCTCATTGTCCTTTATTTTCAGCAGAAAGGTTTCCGGATCATCGAAAGTATTGTAGCGGGCCTTATGGGAACAATCCTCTTGTGCTTTCTGTACGAAATGATCGTGGCCCAGCCTTCCATAGCCGCAATGGCCAGCGGGCTTCTGCCCCGGAAGGAAATTGTTTCCAATCCGGGCATGTTGTATATAGCAATCGGTATCCTGGGGGCAACGGTGATGCCTCATAACCTGTACCTGCATTCCAGTATCGTACAAACCAGGGCTTTCAAACGGGATGAAACAGGAAAAAGAAGCGCCATTAAATTTGCGACCATCGACTCCACCGTTTCACTTGCCATTGCTTTTTTTATAAACGGATCCATACTGGTACTGGCAGCTACCGCTTTTCATAAGAATGGGCATTTCGAAATTGCTGACATCACGGACGCGTATCACCTGCTTGATCCGGTGCTTGGGGTAAGCCTGGCCAGCATTTTTTTCGCTCTGGCACTACTTGCCTCGGGCCAAAGCTCCACCCTGACCGGTACGCTGGCCGGACAGATTGTGATGGAAGGTTTTCTGAATATCCGGCTTAAGCCTTGGCTTCGCAGGCTCATTACCCGGGGTATTGCCATTTTACCGGCGTTGATTGTTTCCTACCTGTTCGGTGAAAAGGGCACGGCCGACCTGCTGGTACTAAGCCAGGTGGTCCTTTCTCTTCAGCTGAGTTTTGCTGTTGTACCCTTGGTATTTTTTACTTCCAAGAGGTCATTGATGGGTAGCTTTGCAAACTCCCGGGCCATCACTTTTTTTAGCTGGCTGGTTTCTCTGATCATCATTGGCCTGAACGGCTACCTGTTATTTAATACCTTGTTCAGATAA
- a CDS encoding metal-dependent transcriptional regulator has translation MQNSFTEENYLKIIHALSGREGLEVSTNALAESTATRAASVTDMLRKLAEKGLINYKKYQGVTLTETGERVAISVIRKHRLWEVFLVEKLGFGWDEVHDIAEELEHIPSDILVEKLDAFLGHPRFDPHGDPIPDAKGNLLEPDYRVLTDVQVGEKVLMMGVLDHAPSFLQHLDRSGITLGCVLEVREINEYDKSAAVQINGEQTLFISLEVSKNLLVQRR, from the coding sequence ATGCAAAACTCTTTCACAGAAGAAAACTATCTGAAAATCATACATGCTCTTTCGGGCCGGGAGGGACTGGAGGTAAGTACCAACGCTCTGGCGGAAAGTACTGCAACCAGAGCTGCTTCTGTTACAGATATGTTACGTAAACTAGCCGAAAAAGGATTAATCAATTATAAAAAATATCAGGGTGTAACGTTAACGGAGACGGGTGAAAGGGTGGCGATCAGCGTCATTCGCAAGCACAGGCTATGGGAGGTGTTCCTGGTAGAGAAGCTGGGCTTTGGCTGGGATGAAGTGCACGACATAGCCGAAGAACTGGAACACATCCCGTCGGATATCCTGGTAGAAAAGCTCGATGCGTTCCTGGGACACCCCCGTTTTGACCCCCACGGTGACCCGATTCCTGATGCAAAGGGCAACCTGCTTGAGCCAGACTACCGGGTACTTACCGATGTACAGGTGGGAGAAAAAGTACTGATGATGGGGGTTCTGGATCACGCGCCATCATTTCTTCAGCATCTGGACCGATCCGGGATAACACTGGGCTGTGTGCTGGAGGTAAGAGAAATAAATGAATATGATAAGTCGGCTGCCGTACAGATTAATGGTGAACAAACGTTGTTTATAAGTCTCGAGGTTTCAAAAAATTTGCTCGTCCAACGCCGCTGA
- a CDS encoding LptF/LptG family permease, translated as MKILDRYLIKNFLITYFFVAFVIVLIICMIDYTEKVDDFLGKKAPINAILFDYYLNLIPYWINYISPLMVFIATVFFTSRIAARTEIIAILSSGISFGRLLVPYMLGASVLGIVTFVQVGWVLPIANKVRNDFEKKYVKQEFYFSGRNVHITIAPDVYAYLESYNNTSMTGNKFTMETIKSNKLIQKVSADRIVWQPKSKKWNMQNIQVRTLDSLRETVTYPKDHDTTINLSPKDFESDYNLFETFTLPELNSYIELLQSRGADGLEVYLIEKYTRFTQPFAILILTAIGVIVSARKSRRGVGWQIALGFMLAFIYILFFLLSKGVAEAGNINTLFAVWLPNIVFAGIGIILYKTLPR; from the coding sequence ATGAAAATACTGGATCGTTACCTGATCAAAAACTTCCTGATCACTTACTTTTTTGTTGCGTTTGTCATTGTACTCATCATTTGTATGATCGACTACACTGAAAAAGTGGACGATTTTCTAGGAAAAAAGGCGCCTATCAATGCCATTCTTTTTGACTATTACCTTAACCTCATACCTTACTGGATCAATTATATCAGTCCTCTAATGGTATTTATTGCTACGGTTTTTTTTACATCAAGAATTGCAGCCCGTACCGAAATTATTGCCATTCTGAGCAGCGGTATCAGTTTTGGACGCCTGCTGGTACCCTATATGCTAGGGGCCTCGGTACTAGGGATTGTCACGTTTGTGCAGGTAGGGTGGGTTCTTCCAATTGCCAATAAAGTCAGGAATGACTTTGAAAAGAAATATGTAAAGCAGGAGTTTTATTTCAGCGGCAGAAATGTACACATTACCATCGCGCCTGATGTATACGCCTATCTGGAAAGTTATAACAACACTTCCATGACGGGGAATAAATTTACGATGGAGACCATCAAAAGTAACAAGCTGATTCAGAAGGTATCGGCGGATAGAATTGTATGGCAGCCCAAAAGTAAAAAATGGAACATGCAGAATATCCAGGTGCGGACACTGGACAGTTTACGGGAGACGGTCACCTATCCCAAAGACCACGATACCACCATCAATCTGTCGCCCAAGGATTTTGAAAGTGATTACAATCTGTTTGAAACATTTACTCTTCCCGAGCTGAACAGCTATATCGAATTGTTGCAAAGCCGTGGAGCCGACGGGTTAGAAGTATATCTGATAGAAAAATATACCCGTTTTACTCAGCCGTTTGCTATTCTGATCCTGACAGCCATTGGAGTGATTGTTTCAGCCCGAAAAAGCAGAAGGGGCGTTGGCTGGCAGATTGCGCTTGGATTCATGCTGGCGTTTATATATATCCTTTTCTTCCTGTTGTCAAAAGGAGTGGCGGAAGCTGGTAATATCAACACGCTTTTCGCTGTTTGGCTTCCGAACATTGTTTTTGCAGGTATAGGAATCATACTTTACAAAACCCTGCCCCGATAG
- a CDS encoding DMT family transporter gives MVTSATLRSYLHLHFLVLIWGFTAVVGLMVSVSPIVLVFYRTFIAVAGLAIVIWVKRKSFSVFNNADLGKMLLTGIILASHWILFFASARVSTASVCLAGMATTSLWTSFIEPFVNKKPVKPLEVALGMMAFAGLYVVFRFEFNHALGLGLALASALLCAIFTVVNSRLVKRYDGFVITFYEMIGASIFTLAFAFVARWQAWTPESPIWPAAADWIWILFLALVCTVYAAAMSVELMKQFSAYLINLTINLEPVYGIALAFFFFGEKERMTSGFYLGTLLILMAVLLYPVLSRWQPSEKSVSGS, from the coding sequence ATGGTTACTTCTGCCACGCTTCGTTCTTACTTGCATCTGCATTTTCTGGTATTGATCTGGGGTTTCACGGCTGTTGTCGGGCTGATGGTATCCGTCTCACCCATCGTGCTGGTATTCTACCGTACGTTCATCGCCGTTGCGGGGCTGGCCATTGTGATTTGGGTCAAAAGGAAATCTTTCAGCGTTTTCAACAATGCGGATCTTGGGAAAATGCTGTTGACAGGAATCATACTGGCGTCTCATTGGATCTTATTTTTTGCTTCCGCAAGGGTATCCACCGCCTCGGTATGCCTGGCCGGTATGGCTACTACTTCGTTGTGGACAAGCTTTATTGAGCCATTTGTAAATAAGAAGCCGGTAAAACCGCTGGAAGTTGCTTTGGGTATGATGGCTTTTGCCGGGTTATATGTGGTTTTTCGTTTTGAATTTAATCATGCTTTGGGGCTCGGTCTGGCATTGGCTTCTGCGTTGTTATGTGCCATTTTTACGGTTGTTAACAGCAGACTGGTGAAACGCTATGACGGTTTTGTGATTACTTTTTATGAAATGATAGGAGCAAGTATCTTCACGCTGGCCTTTGCTTTTGTGGCTCGGTGGCAGGCCTGGACGCCAGAGTCTCCCATTTGGCCAGCTGCTGCCGACTGGATCTGGATCTTGTTTCTGGCACTGGTTTGTACGGTTTATGCTGCTGCTATGTCGGTAGAGCTAATGAAGCAGTTTTCCGCATATCTCATTAACCTTACGATTAATCTGGAACCGGTTTATGGGATTGCCCTCGCCTTTTTCTTTTTTGGCGAAAAGGAACGCATGACCAGCGGATTTTACTTAGGTACCCTGTTAATTCTGATGGCGGTTTTGCTTTATCCGGTACTGAGCCGCTGGCAGCCATCTGAAAAGAGCGTCAGCGGTTCATGA
- a CDS encoding glycosyltransferase family 2 protein, with protein MNSPRLLLVIPCYNEQEILHLTYAELCRYYAEIKDRGLVAQDSKLCLVNDGSRDKTWEIIEELCAKDENVIGVKLSRNFGHQSAIMAGLEKNMDDFDCFITIDADLQDDINAITGMIEKYREGARIVYGVRSDRRSDSWFKRFTAEGFYTIMQKMGVPVVFNHADFRLMDKRVLQELGNFREINLFLRGVVPLIGFKNEKVFYSRLERQAGESKYPLSKMLLFAWNGITSFSTFPMRLVLYFGFFNFFVAMLIVGYILFSYLVGYTVPGWTSTMLPITFFSGSNMMALGLIGEYIGKIYEEVKGRPRYIIEKVVNE; from the coding sequence ATGAATTCTCCGCGCCTACTATTGGTGATTCCGTGTTACAATGAGCAAGAAATTTTGCATTTGACTTATGCAGAGTTGTGCAGATATTATGCGGAAATAAAGGACAGAGGGCTTGTGGCACAGGATAGTAAGCTTTGTCTGGTGAATGACGGAAGCAGAGACAAAACCTGGGAAATTATAGAAGAATTGTGTGCAAAAGATGAAAATGTGATCGGGGTGAAGTTGTCCAGAAATTTCGGGCACCAGAGTGCTATCATGGCCGGGCTAGAGAAAAATATGGATGATTTTGATTGCTTCATCACCATTGATGCAGATCTTCAGGACGATATTAACGCCATTACCGGTATGATTGAAAAATACAGGGAAGGCGCTCGGATCGTATACGGAGTGCGGTCCGACAGGCGTTCGGACAGCTGGTTCAAGCGGTTTACTGCCGAAGGCTTTTACACCATTATGCAAAAAATGGGCGTGCCCGTGGTTTTTAACCATGCAGATTTTAGGCTGATGGATAAACGCGTGCTGCAGGAACTGGGTAATTTCAGGGAGATCAATTTATTCCTTCGGGGGGTCGTACCTCTGATAGGATTTAAAAACGAAAAGGTATTTTACAGCAGGCTGGAAAGGCAGGCTGGCGAATCCAAATACCCACTGAGTAAAATGCTGCTTTTTGCATGGAACGGCATCACGTCGTTTTCTACCTTTCCCATGCGGCTTGTATTGTATTTTGGTTTTTTTAATTTTTTTGTGGCCATGTTGATCGTGGGCTACATTCTCTTTTCTTACCTTGTGGGTTACACCGTCCCCGGCTGGACTTCCACCATGTTGCCGATCACCTTTTTCAGCGGTTCCAATATGATGGCACTAGGGCTGATAGGGGAATATATTGGTAAAATATACGAGGAGGTGAAAGGTCGCCCCCGCTACATTATTGAAAAAGTAGTAAATGAATAA